A single genomic interval of Planktothrix sp. FACHB-1365 harbors:
- a CDS encoding LamG-like jellyroll fold domain-containing protein, which yields MDNQYVLSFDGKDDYVSIPTMNVDYSQGFTVEAWVLYHSFQVNSRVIDFGNGKDSNNIVFHTKGTARKLYLVVAHNSIQQGIESEEVLETGVWIHVAATIDKSGNATLYKNGQVVKTGPVNLPLNVNRTTNYIAKSNWGESFFHGCMTELRVWNIARSAAEIQASTNSRLNGDEKGLVQYWPLNKISGDTVVNLTSNGHDGTVYGATLVEAPQLELKPATPKPIENLESVFKFDGQDDYVSIPAMNVDYSQGFTVEAWVLYHSFPCWSRIIDFGNGLQIDNIIFANDALTGKLVIGIVVGGPAVESKILETEVLETGVWMHLAATIDKSGNTTLYKNGQVVKTGSVALPRNMNRTLNYIGKSNYPDNDNFHGCMTEVRVWNIARSTADIQGYKNSRLNGDEKGLVQYWPLNEISGDTVVNLTSNGHHGTIHGATLVSAKPQLQLTRKTFLIKSKLNGLAVVGTPHSQVTTGAVDSKNPLQRWTITPDGVIKNEADFVLEYKDYNILPYYVVIANRIQENHGSPSQQWRIENGVIKNKHKADLVVDIAGSNPEPNTAILAAPGMGGLNQKWEIVSV from the coding sequence ATGGATAATCAATACGTTCTCAGTTTTGATGGTAAGGATGATTATGTCTCCATACCTACTATGAATGTTGATTACTCTCAGGGTTTCACCGTAGAAGCCTGGGTCTTATACCATAGTTTCCAAGTTAACTCACGAGTGATCGATTTTGGGAATGGTAAAGACAGCAATAATATTGTTTTTCATACCAAAGGGACAGCAAGAAAGCTGTATTTAGTGGTCGCTCACAATAGCATTCAACAAGGCATTGAGTCAGAGGAGGTGCTAGAGACAGGGGTTTGGATACACGTAGCAGCCACCATTGATAAATCCGGCAATGCTACCCTGTATAAAAATGGTCAAGTTGTGAAAACTGGCCCGGTTAATCTCCCCCTGAATGTGAATCGCACCACCAACTATATTGCCAAGAGTAATTGGGGAGAATCTTTTTTTCATGGCTGCATGACTGAGCTTCGAGTCTGGAATATCGCTCGTTCGGCTGCTGAGATTCAAGCTAGTACAAATAGTCGGTTAAATGGAGATGAAAAGGGGTTAGTCCAATATTGGCCCTTGAATAAAATCAGTGGAGACACTGTAGTGAATCTCACCAGTAATGGTCATGATGGCACAGTTTACGGTGCTACCTTAGTAGAAGCTCCCCAACTTGAGTTGAAACCTGCCACCCCAAAACCGATAGAGAATCTCGAATCCGTCTTCAAGTTTGATGGTCAGGATGATTATGTTTCCATACCTGCCATGAATGTTGATTACTCTCAAGGTTTCACCGTAGAAGCCTGGGTCTTATACCATAGTTTCCCGTGTTGGTCACGAATTATTGATTTTGGCAATGGCCTTCAGATTGATAATATTATCTTTGCCAATGATGCACTAACAGGAAAACTGGTAATAGGTATTGTGGTCGGTGGTCCAGCAGTTGAGTCAAAGATACTAGAGACAGAGGTACTAGAGACAGGGGTTTGGATGCACTTAGCAGCCACGATTGATAAATCCGGTAATACTACCCTCTATAAAAATGGTCAAGTTGTGAAAACTGGATCGGTTGCTCTCCCGCGTAATATGAATCGCACTCTCAATTATATTGGCAAGAGTAATTATCCAGATAACGATAATTTTCATGGCTGCATGACCGAGGTTCGAGTCTGGAATATTGCTCGTTCTACCGCCGATATCCAAGGCTATAAAAATAGTCGGTTAAATGGAGATGAAAAGGGGTTAGTCCAATATTGGCCGTTGAATGAAATTAGTGGAGACACTGTTGTGAATCTCACCAGTAATGGTCATCATGGTACAATTCACGGTGCTACCCTTGTATCTGCTAAACCCCAACTTCAGTTGACACGAAAAACCTTTTTAATTAAGAGCAAACTCAATGGTTTGGCGGTTGTTGGTACGCCCCATAGTCAAGTAACAACAGGAGCGGTGGATAGCAAAAATCCCCTTCAACGCTGGACTATCACACCTGATGGCGTGATTAAAAATGAAGCCGATTTTGTTCTGGAGTATAAAGACTATAATATTCTTCCCTATTATGTGGTGATAGCCAATCGCATTCAGGAAAATCACGGTTCACCGTCTCAACAATGGCGAATCGAAAATGGAGTCATTAAGAATAAACACAAAGCTGATTTAGTGGTAGATATTGCTGGTAGTAATCCCGAACCCAATACGGCAATTTTAGCCGCTCCTGGGATGGGTGGATTAAACCAAAAATGGGAAATTGTATCGGTTTAG